Proteins from one Listeria weihenstephanensis genomic window:
- a CDS encoding glutamate synthase subunit beta — protein sequence MGKPTGFIEYDRIPSPVRDPLTRTRDWNEYSLPMPVVDLQIQAARCMDCGVPFCHTGEEIKNGVSGCPLHNLIPEWNDAVYRGEWREALDLLLKTNNFPEFTGRVCPAPCEGSCTVAISEPAVGIKSIEKAIIDRGFEEGWIKAQAPQKRTGKRIAIIGSGPAGLACADQLNKAGHNVTVFEKSDRIGGLLMYGIPTMKLEKDSINRRVNLMAEEGVEFVTNVEAGKDITMAQLKEEYDSVVLATGAGNARDVKLPGRDAKGIHFAVDYLTQSIKDNLDNKGVQTMSAEGKNVIVIGGGDTGADCVATALRQGAKSIYQFGLRDKLPDLRAIQNPWPQFPKVFQMDYAHSEAQAVYGDDPREYLVNTTEFIKNEKGELTGLRTIDVDHVDADRNLVEVPDSTKIWDADIVLIAIGFAGATPSVFEDFKVGKTKRHTIEAAKGFYRTDVEGIFACGDARYGQSLVVTAINEGREAAREVDFYLMGETFLP from the coding sequence ATGGGAAAACCGACAGGATTTATCGAATATGACCGAATTCCAAGCCCAGTACGCGATCCACTTACACGGACGCGTGACTGGAACGAATATAGTTTGCCAATGCCAGTTGTCGATTTACAAATCCAAGCCGCGCGTTGCATGGATTGCGGCGTACCATTTTGTCACACCGGCGAAGAAATCAAAAACGGCGTATCCGGCTGCCCGCTACACAACTTAATTCCGGAGTGGAACGACGCCGTGTACCGCGGAGAATGGCGCGAAGCCTTAGATCTCCTTTTAAAAACCAATAACTTCCCAGAGTTCACCGGCCGCGTTTGCCCAGCGCCATGCGAAGGTTCTTGTACAGTCGCCATCTCCGAACCAGCAGTCGGCATTAAATCCATCGAAAAAGCGATTATCGACCGCGGTTTTGAAGAAGGCTGGATCAAAGCCCAAGCACCGCAAAAACGAACTGGAAAACGCATCGCGATCATCGGCTCCGGCCCAGCAGGACTCGCGTGCGCCGACCAACTAAACAAAGCCGGCCACAACGTCACTGTTTTTGAAAAAAGTGACCGAATCGGCGGACTGCTCATGTACGGTATTCCGACGATGAAACTTGAAAAAGACTCGATTAACCGTCGCGTCAACCTGATGGCCGAAGAAGGCGTCGAGTTCGTGACCAATGTCGAAGCCGGAAAAGACATCACGATGGCGCAACTAAAAGAAGAATACGATTCCGTCGTGCTAGCAACTGGCGCCGGAAATGCCCGCGACGTCAAACTTCCAGGCCGCGACGCAAAAGGCATCCATTTCGCCGTCGACTACCTCACACAAAGCATCAAAGACAACCTCGACAACAAAGGCGTTCAAACCATGTCCGCAGAAGGCAAAAACGTCATCGTCATCGGTGGCGGGGACACAGGCGCGGATTGCGTTGCGACAGCTCTAAGACAAGGCGCGAAAAGCATCTACCAATTCGGCTTGCGAGACAAACTCCCAGATCTGCGTGCCATCCAAAATCCGTGGCCACAATTTCCAAAAGTGTTCCAAATGGATTACGCACATAGCGAAGCACAAGCAGTCTACGGCGATGACCCGCGCGAATACTTAGTCAACACCACCGAATTTATCAAAAATGAAAAAGGCGAACTCACAGGGTTGCGTACGATCGACGTGGATCACGTTGACGCCGATCGTAACCTCGTTGAAGTTCCAGATTCCACAAAAATTTGGGATGCCGACATCGTGCTCATCGCCATCGGATTCGCCGGTGCGACCCCATCTGTTTTTGAAGATTTCAAAGTAGGCAAAACAAAACGCCACACGATAGAGGCAGCAAAAGGCTTTTACCGCACCGACGTAGAAGGAATCTTCGCATGTGGTGACGCAAGATACGGCCAAAGTCTAGTCGTGACCGCGATTAATGAAGGACGCGAAGCCGCACGAGAAGTGGATTTCTATCTCATGGGTGAGACGTTTTTACCATAA
- a CDS encoding histidine phosphatase family protein, protein MKKTLYLMRHGQTLFNVRKKIQGFCDAPLTELGIQQAKVAGEYFKANGITFGAAYSSTSERACDTLELITDMPYTRLKGLKEWNFGLFEGESEDLNPPLPYGDFFAGFGGEREMDFRARLVETMESIMSQENHDVVLAVSHGAACAQFARNWEANSQIGQITGLKNCCILKFEYENSNFTLVDFKNHDFANA, encoded by the coding sequence ATGAAAAAAACACTTTATCTCATGCGCCACGGTCAAACACTATTCAACGTAAGGAAAAAGATTCAAGGTTTCTGCGATGCTCCGCTAACAGAACTCGGCATCCAGCAAGCAAAAGTCGCGGGAGAATATTTCAAAGCGAACGGAATTACATTCGGCGCGGCATACAGCTCCACGTCGGAACGTGCTTGCGACACGTTAGAGTTGATTACGGATATGCCATACACACGTCTCAAAGGCTTAAAAGAATGGAATTTCGGCCTGTTCGAAGGCGAGAGCGAAGACTTAAACCCACCGCTCCCGTATGGCGATTTTTTCGCGGGATTTGGTGGGGAACGAGAAATGGATTTCAGGGCGCGGCTTGTCGAAACGATGGAATCGATCATGAGCCAAGAAAATCACGACGTCGTTTTAGCGGTTTCCCACGGCGCGGCTTGTGCCCAGTTCGCTCGAAATTGGGAAGCAAATAGTCAGATTGGCCAAATAACCGGCTTGAAAAACTGCTGCATTTTGAAATTTGAATATGAAAATAGCAATTTCACGCTCGTAGACTTTAAAAATCATGATTTTGCAAATGCCTAG
- a CDS encoding TetR family transcriptional regulator, producing the protein MSARLQVSQPLNIDLRVQKTQTKLYGVLAGFFHAGRTFESISVQDLCAEAGVSRATFYRHHEWVSQIIEVQILRKLREFSVRFDQEQLLRENVVRLVVEMVQNNRELFQVIEWSRMESGFVEIISGEFLRIGLLLGAEFTHEQFARNYLARMILELGLEVGLADTQFENGQLVGLVLESVGVVARG; encoded by the coding sequence ATGAGCGCTCGTTTGCAAGTTAGTCAACCGCTGAATATAGATCTACGGGTTCAGAAGACGCAGACCAAATTGTATGGCGTTTTAGCTGGTTTTTTTCATGCTGGGAGGACCTTCGAGTCGATTTCTGTGCAGGATTTATGTGCAGAGGCTGGTGTATCTCGTGCTACTTTTTATCGGCATCACGAGTGGGTTTCGCAGATTATTGAGGTGCAGATTTTGCGGAAGTTACGAGAGTTTTCGGTTAGATTCGATCAAGAGCAGTTGTTACGGGAAAATGTGGTTCGACTGGTTGTTGAGATGGTGCAGAATAATCGGGAGTTGTTTCAGGTAATTGAGTGGAGTCGGATGGAAAGCGGATTTGTGGAGATTATTTCTGGGGAATTTTTGCGGATTGGGTTGTTGCTTGGCGCGGAATTCACGCATGAGCAGTTTGCGCGGAATTATTTGGCGCGGATGATTTTGGAGTTAGGGCTGGAAGTTGGACTGGCGGATACGCAGTTTGAGAATGGGCAGTTGGTTGGGTTGGTTTTGGAGAGTGTTGGGGTTGTGGCGCGGGGATAG
- a CDS encoding DEAD/DEAH box helicase, with amino-acid sequence MTIKEIPEIWAEQWSAHNYEEMTAIQQELYTPIKEGKDVIAVSPTGTGKTVAYSLPAIERLEVKPHTQWLILAPSHELVMQIADVVRSWLPAGLKVVGIIGSANIKRQIDNLKKKPQVIVGSPGRVLELIKQKKIKMHEVKMITLDECDQLLIRENVPTVLEIVNSAMRDRQLVMASATKLEDPMMFYRNSEIEPVVIEAKAEESNANVNHLYMDVEQPRDKAILLRRISNVEGMRALVFVKDKVRMDIILEKLQYDGVAAAGIHGEVRKEDRKKYLAAFKKAELTYLVVTDVAARGLDIPDLPFVIHCDVAMDAKQYTHRSGRTGRMGKAGTVLSFANEREARTLRQYLKELGKDPIKVRYYEGVLTDDLGSKVSDKRK; translated from the coding sequence ATGACTATAAAAGAAATACCTGAAATCTGGGCCGAGCAGTGGAGCGCCCATAATTACGAAGAAATGACCGCCATCCAACAGGAATTATATACACCGATCAAAGAGGGCAAGGATGTTATCGCCGTTTCGCCAACAGGAACGGGAAAAACAGTCGCCTATTCCTTACCAGCAATCGAACGCCTAGAAGTAAAACCACACACGCAATGGCTTATCCTAGCGCCATCACACGAATTAGTCATGCAAATCGCTGACGTCGTGCGTTCGTGGTTACCGGCCGGCCTCAAAGTCGTTGGAATCATCGGCAGCGCCAACATCAAGCGCCAAATCGATAACCTGAAAAAGAAACCGCAAGTCATCGTTGGTTCGCCAGGTCGTGTTTTGGAATTGATTAAACAAAAGAAAATCAAGATGCATGAAGTTAAAATGATTACGCTCGACGAATGTGATCAATTATTGATACGCGAAAATGTTCCCACTGTACTTGAAATCGTCAACAGCGCGATGCGTGACCGCCAATTGGTGATGGCTTCGGCGACGAAACTAGAAGACCCAATGATGTTTTACCGTAATAGTGAGATTGAGCCTGTCGTGATCGAAGCGAAAGCGGAAGAGAGCAACGCCAACGTGAACCATCTGTATATGGATGTGGAGCAGCCGCGTGACAAGGCAATTTTGCTGCGACGGATATCGAACGTGGAAGGCATGCGCGCACTTGTTTTCGTGAAAGACAAAGTTCGGATGGACATCATTTTGGAAAAATTGCAATATGATGGTGTTGCCGCAGCTGGAATTCACGGTGAAGTACGCAAAGAAGACCGCAAAAAATATTTAGCAGCCTTCAAAAAAGCTGAATTGACGTATCTAGTTGTAACGGATGTAGCTGCGCGTGGTTTGGATATTCCCGATTTACCATTCGTGATTCATTGTGATGTAGCGATGGACGCGAAACAATATACACATCGTTCTGGTCGAACAGGGCGGATGGGTAAAGCGGGTACGGTTCTCTCGTTCGCAAACGAACGCGAAGCACGGACGCTGCGCCAATATTTGAAAGAACTGGGTAAAGATCCGATCAAAGTACGCTATTACGAAGGCGTTTTGACGGATGACTTGGGAAGTAAAGTAAGCGATAAACGTAAATAA
- a CDS encoding Gfo/Idh/MocA family protein has product MKLGIMGTNWITDAFVEGAINSGEWEMNAVYSRTLEKAYAFGEKYKVENYFDDIELMASSDTIDAVYIASPNGMHYQHALQFLRHKKHVIVEKPIFSTVAELEDAHKVAKENGVYLFEAARHIQEPNFKILQDSVRKVGKIHGATLAYMNYSSRYDNVLAGEEPNIFSLQFSGGSIVDLGVYPMYTAVALFGVPEKATYFATKLRTGVDGGGPIIFEYPDFTVTILQAKMSQSFLPSEIYGEKGTLVINPLTGIKEIKYVDNHTKETEELAMSTIPNDMEFEATEFARIIAEKDTLAYEDLEDISQAVLQISNDLRHQNGIWFKAEK; this is encoded by the coding sequence ATGAAACTTGGAATTATGGGAACAAACTGGATCACAGACGCATTTGTTGAAGGCGCGATTAACTCAGGAGAATGGGAAATGAACGCGGTCTATTCACGCACGCTCGAAAAAGCATATGCCTTTGGTGAAAAATATAAAGTAGAAAACTATTTTGATGATATCGAATTAATGGCAAGTTCTGATACAATCGATGCGGTGTATATTGCTTCGCCAAATGGTATGCATTATCAACACGCGCTTCAATTTTTACGTCACAAAAAACATGTCATCGTTGAAAAACCGATTTTCTCTACTGTTGCCGAATTAGAAGATGCGCACAAAGTAGCAAAGGAAAATGGTGTCTATCTTTTTGAAGCAGCGCGTCACATCCAAGAACCAAACTTCAAAATTTTGCAAGATAGTGTCCGTAAAGTAGGGAAGATTCACGGTGCTACACTTGCTTATATGAACTATTCCTCGCGCTATGACAACGTACTTGCGGGCGAAGAACCAAACATTTTCTCGCTCCAATTTTCAGGCGGATCGATTGTTGATTTAGGTGTTTACCCGATGTACACGGCCGTTGCGCTGTTCGGTGTTCCTGAGAAGGCGACATATTTTGCGACGAAATTACGGACAGGCGTTGACGGTGGCGGTCCTATTATTTTCGAATATCCCGATTTCACGGTGACAATTTTGCAGGCGAAGATGTCTCAGTCGTTCTTACCAAGCGAAATATACGGTGAAAAAGGGACGCTAGTCATCAATCCACTGACTGGCATCAAGGAAATCAAATACGTCGATAACCACACGAAAGAGACCGAAGAACTAGCAATGTCAACGATTCCGAATGATATGGAATTTGAAGCAACAGAATTTGCGAGAATTATCGCAGAAAAAGATACATTGGCGTACGAAGACCTGGAAGATATCAGCCAAGCGGTGCTCCAAATTTCCAACGACCTACGCCACCAAAATGGTATTTGGTTCAAAGCTGAAAAATAA
- a CDS encoding sigma 54-interacting transcriptional regulator: MLSRKEEVFKLLNSVNGKLTANDVAEKLQMDRANASRYLNELFKEDKIDKLPGKPVLYQAFTKEESLAGIGSTQTAFDRLIGSSQSLKVSIQQAKAAILYPPNGLHTLILGKTGTGKSLFAECMYKFAREADMVDKKAPFVSFNCADYAQNPQLLFGHIFGVIKGAYTGAEQTREGLLAKADGGILFLDEIHRLPPEGQEMLFTFIDKGEYRPLGESQAVHTAEVQIIGATTESPDNFLLETFTRRIPMTITLPPLAERQLEERYQLIEFFLTQEATRLHQTIRVHRQALMAFLLYHASANVGQLQRDLKLACAKAFLHYKTKATNYILIEQDDLPIYVQKGLLHLKDEPEKMNRLIDVNKTIFKFYDTSEANDIAIEDVDDVYQAIQTKADQLMKEGKDQSELEKALYMDVDQYFHEYMGQLPTQQSAKEIISPEIWVLTDEVYTLAEQRLERKYNEKMRFAFALHLQSTIERIREQKHIVHPDLNNIRKKYSKEFQAAIDISALLEQALGIEIPFDEIGFLTMFLTEEVVESIFTQEAQVEVIVMMHGRSTATSMVETVQELLNIESGTALDMPLSVEVKAMYEKVKAKVHQLNPTKGVLILSDMGSLTSFGNMLTEELGIRTKTISMASTPVVLEAIRKASLGRGLEDIYQSCQQLFENKYKAQILRTKPTKNAVIFTCFTGEGVAEQLRARVEPVIDETKVEIIVLQFLHKEAFRERIDQLMEEYNILAIMGSVAFQYRDIPFFSAMEVFSDGGLDIVKRIINDEVPYDQLITSLEGNLKEVESPEQLVYFLRKIISELQVQMNLVLEPGVDIGIILHLAFLVERMKLGGVDREFPNIDQFTKQHMIEMQITQQMMENVNIEYDIIVPQSEIAYLTQMMTANKVITKEN; the protein is encoded by the coding sequence ATGCTTAGTAGAAAAGAGGAAGTTTTTAAGCTTCTTAATAGTGTAAACGGTAAATTAACTGCCAATGATGTCGCTGAGAAATTACAAATGGATCGTGCTAACGCAAGTCGTTACTTAAATGAGCTTTTTAAGGAAGATAAGATTGATAAACTTCCTGGAAAGCCGGTTCTGTATCAAGCGTTTACAAAAGAGGAGAGCCTTGCTGGAATCGGCAGTACACAAACGGCTTTTGATCGGTTGATCGGTTCATCACAAAGTTTGAAGGTTAGCATTCAACAAGCAAAAGCTGCAATTCTTTATCCACCAAATGGTTTACATACATTAATTCTTGGGAAAACAGGTACAGGGAAGTCTTTATTTGCGGAGTGCATGTACAAGTTTGCCCGTGAAGCCGATATGGTCGATAAAAAAGCGCCGTTCGTATCTTTTAACTGTGCGGACTATGCGCAAAATCCACAACTGCTTTTTGGTCATATTTTCGGGGTCATAAAAGGAGCGTATACAGGCGCGGAGCAAACACGCGAAGGCTTGCTGGCAAAAGCTGACGGCGGAATTCTATTCTTAGATGAGATTCACCGCCTACCACCAGAAGGTCAAGAAATGTTGTTCACGTTCATTGATAAAGGTGAATATCGCCCACTTGGTGAGAGCCAGGCCGTTCATACAGCGGAAGTTCAAATTATAGGTGCCACAACGGAATCACCGGATAATTTCTTATTGGAAACCTTCACACGACGGATTCCAATGACGATTACGTTGCCACCACTTGCAGAACGGCAGTTGGAAGAACGTTATCAATTGATCGAATTTTTCCTAACGCAAGAAGCAACAAGGTTACACCAAACAATTCGCGTGCATCGCCAAGCACTAATGGCATTTTTGCTATATCATGCGAGCGCGAATGTAGGGCAGTTGCAGCGCGATTTAAAGCTGGCGTGTGCGAAGGCATTTCTACATTATAAAACCAAGGCAACGAACTATATTTTAATTGAGCAGGATGATTTGCCGATTTATGTTCAAAAAGGTCTGCTTCATTTAAAAGACGAGCCGGAGAAGATGAACCGGTTGATCGATGTGAACAAGACCATTTTTAAATTTTATGATACGAGTGAAGCGAATGATATCGCGATTGAGGATGTCGACGATGTGTATCAAGCGATTCAGACGAAGGCCGACCAGTTGATGAAAGAGGGCAAGGACCAGTCAGAACTTGAAAAAGCGCTTTATATGGACGTGGATCAATATTTCCATGAATATATGGGGCAACTTCCAACACAGCAATCCGCGAAAGAAATCATCAGCCCGGAGATTTGGGTGCTCACCGATGAGGTCTATACATTAGCAGAACAGCGCCTAGAGCGTAAATATAATGAAAAAATGCGTTTTGCGTTTGCGCTACATTTGCAAAGTACGATCGAGCGAATTCGCGAACAAAAACATATTGTCCATCCAGATTTAAATAATATTCGCAAAAAATATTCAAAGGAATTCCAAGCTGCGATCGATATCTCGGCACTACTAGAACAAGCGCTTGGCATTGAGATTCCTTTTGATGAAATTGGCTTTTTGACGATGTTCCTAACAGAAGAAGTAGTGGAATCTATTTTCACACAAGAGGCACAAGTCGAGGTCATCGTGATGATGCATGGTCGCTCAACGGCAACGAGTATGGTCGAAACAGTGCAGGAATTGCTTAATATTGAGTCGGGAACAGCGCTGGATATGCCATTATCGGTGGAAGTAAAAGCGATGTATGAAAAAGTGAAAGCGAAAGTGCACCAGCTAAATCCGACAAAAGGCGTCTTAATTTTATCGGATATGGGATCGCTTACCTCTTTTGGAAACATGTTAACCGAAGAACTTGGCATCCGCACCAAAACGATCAGTATGGCAAGTACGCCAGTCGTTTTAGAAGCAATCCGCAAAGCCTCACTGGGGCGCGGACTGGAAGACATTTACCAAAGCTGCCAACAACTTTTTGAAAATAAATATAAAGCACAAATTCTGCGTACGAAGCCAACGAAAAATGCGGTTATCTTCACTTGTTTCACGGGAGAAGGCGTCGCCGAACAGTTGCGTGCACGTGTAGAACCAGTGATCGACGAGACGAAAGTAGAAATTATCGTTTTACAGTTCCTTCATAAAGAAGCTTTCCGCGAACGAATCGATCAACTGATGGAGGAATACAATATTTTAGCGATTATGGGTTCGGTAGCATTCCAATATCGCGATATCCCATTTTTCAGTGCCATGGAAGTGTTTTCCGACGGCGGGCTTGATATCGTGAAGCGAATTATTAACGATGAAGTCCCATACGATCAGCTAATTACCTCACTTGAGGGCAATCTAAAAGAAGTTGAATCACCAGAACAACTTGTCTATTTCTTGCGTAAAATCATTTCGGAGTTACAAGTCCAGATGAATCTAGTGCTCGAACCAGGCGTTGATATCGGTATTATTCTACATCTCGCATTCCTAGTAGAACGAATGAAACTAGGCGGTGTCGATCGCGAATTCCCGAATATAGATCAATTTACGAAGCAGCATATGATTGAAATGCAAATCACGCAACAAATGATGGAAAACGTCAACATTGAGTATGATATCATCGTGCCACAGTCAGAAATCGCCTATCTAACACAGATGATGACGGCAAACAAAGTAATCACAAAAGAAAATTAA
- a CDS encoding amidohydrolase family protein: MKLITIEEHFESELITNEMNKIAGNAISGQVSAEMLEYMKTDLPSDEEMQSTEKRLAFMDKHKIDRQVVSYGNMCPQNLPPNISIDLCRRANDELAKLVQAHPERFSGFAVLPVGSPKDAAQELKRTVEELDFKGVLLKGNYDHKYFDDPFFFPIFEMAQELDVPVYFHPSFIPNTITQQYFESDQWSDVVTGIFSSAGFGWHMDVGIQVIRMVVSGIFDKLPNLKIISGHWGELMPIFLDRMDDMLAPRTTLKRKISEYYQDNVYITPSGILHARELRFILDVMGPDHIIYSIDYPYVKPENAGTFLDELDLDTETKEKIAYKNAEKLLRLK, from the coding sequence ATGAAATTAATTACAATCGAAGAACATTTTGAATCCGAACTAATCACGAATGAAATGAACAAAATCGCAGGCAACGCAATAAGCGGGCAAGTAAGCGCCGAAATGCTGGAATATATGAAAACCGACTTACCATCCGATGAAGAAATGCAGAGCACAGAAAAACGTCTTGCATTCATGGATAAACACAAAATAGATCGCCAAGTGGTCTCATATGGCAACATGTGCCCACAAAATCTGCCACCTAACATTTCTATCGATCTATGCCGAAGAGCTAATGACGAGCTCGCAAAACTAGTTCAAGCCCATCCCGAACGTTTTTCAGGATTCGCCGTTTTACCTGTAGGCTCACCAAAAGATGCGGCCCAAGAGCTGAAGCGCACCGTCGAAGAATTGGATTTTAAAGGCGTGCTTCTAAAAGGAAACTACGATCATAAGTATTTTGATGATCCGTTCTTTTTCCCAATCTTTGAAATGGCTCAAGAGCTTGATGTACCAGTCTATTTCCATCCTTCCTTTATCCCAAATACGATCACCCAACAGTATTTTGAGAGCGATCAATGGTCTGATGTCGTGACTGGCATTTTTTCCTCCGCAGGTTTCGGCTGGCACATGGACGTCGGCATCCAAGTCATCCGCATGGTCGTTTCTGGTATTTTTGATAAACTTCCTAACTTGAAAATTATTTCCGGTCACTGGGGCGAACTCATGCCTATCTTTTTAGATCGGATGGATGATATGCTGGCACCGCGGACGACTCTCAAACGTAAAATTTCGGAGTATTATCAAGACAATGTTTACATCACACCAAGCGGTATTTTGCACGCACGTGAGTTGAGATTTATACTCGATGTCATGGGCCCAGATCACATTATTTACTCGATCGATTACCCTTACGTAAAACCTGAAAATGCAGGAACTTTCTTAGATGAACTGGATCTTGACACAGAAACAAAAGAAAAAATTGCGTACAAAAATGCAGAAAAATTATTGCGTTTAAAATAA
- a CDS encoding carboxymuconolactone decarboxylase family protein produces MSISRTIQADRNQIVTTLKETDSEFISLSDNFALDEVLQCAKGTGKQRMKEILAVLVAMQCVEKYKIMLNGALNNGVTPTEAKEIVYQAAPTVGLGKVFEFSQVTNDILIERNIS; encoded by the coding sequence ATGTCTATTAGTAGAACGATACAAGCCGACCGCAATCAAATAGTAACTACATTAAAAGAAACAGATTCCGAATTCATCTCACTTTCCGATAATTTTGCGTTAGATGAAGTCTTGCAATGCGCAAAAGGGACAGGCAAACAGCGCATGAAAGAGATACTTGCCGTCTTGGTCGCGATGCAGTGCGTGGAGAAATACAAAATAATGCTAAACGGGGCTTTGAACAATGGCGTGACACCAACCGAAGCAAAAGAAATCGTCTACCAAGCCGCTCCAACTGTGGGATTAGGAAAAGTATTCGAATTTTCGCAAGTAACCAATGATATACTGATAGAAAGAAACATTTCTTAA
- a CDS encoding DUF2316 family protein — MTLTNQQIANTKKEFADNIQISGLSIPTIAKELNTNEEKIESILALNTKAFEDGWILRNYLLEKIEEQGKQPEPFTALVGDHHDYWFLNARKIDKRKMS, encoded by the coding sequence ATGACACTAACAAACCAACAAATCGCTAACACAAAAAAAGAATTCGCGGATAATATCCAAATTTCTGGACTAAGCATCCCGACGATTGCAAAAGAGCTCAACACAAACGAAGAAAAAATCGAGAGCATCTTAGCGTTGAATACGAAAGCATTTGAAGACGGCTGGATTTTGCGCAACTACCTACTTGAAAAAATTGAAGAACAAGGCAAACAACCCGAACCATTCACAGCGTTAGTAGGCGACCATCACGATTATTGGTTCCTAAATGCTCGAAAAATCGATAAGAGGAAAATGAGCTAA